A region from the Halobacillus mangrovi genome encodes:
- the rplU gene encoding 50S ribosomal protein L21, whose product MYAIIETGGKQVKVEKGQEIYVEKVNAEAGETVTFDKVLFVGGEDTKVGAPFVDGAKVTAKVEKQGRQKKLTVFKYKPKKNYKRKQGHRQPYTKLVVEEINA is encoded by the coding sequence ATGTACGCAATTATTGAAACTGGTGGTAAACAGGTTAAAGTTGAAAAAGGCCAGGAGATCTACGTTGAGAAAGTTAACGCAGAAGCTGGTGAAACTGTAACGTTTGACAAAGTTCTATTTGTAGGTGGAGAAGACACAAAAGTTGGCGCTCCATTCGTTGATGGTGCTAAAGTAACGGCTAAAGTTGAGAAACAAGGTCGTCAAAAGAAACTGACTGTCTTCAAATATAAGCCGAAAAAGAACTACAAGCGTAAACAAGGTCACCGTCAGCCGTACACGAAGCTAGTCGTTGAAGAAATCAACGCGTAA
- a CDS encoding ribosomal-processing cysteine protease Prp has translation MIDVKMIRSNGAVNGFEISGHAESGPYGHDLVCAAVSAVSIGTVNAIERLCHTEPHVEQGGEGGYLKAILPSGLTEDVAEKARILLEGMLVSLETIEHDYQQYIKITHR, from the coding sequence ATGATTGATGTAAAAATGATTCGCTCAAATGGAGCGGTTAACGGTTTTGAAATTTCAGGACATGCCGAAAGTGGCCCTTATGGACATGATCTCGTATGTGCTGCAGTTTCAGCTGTATCAATAGGTACAGTCAATGCGATCGAGAGGCTATGCCATACAGAACCTCATGTCGAGCAAGGTGGAGAAGGCGGCTATCTGAAAGCTATTCTGCCTTCTGGTCTGACAGAAGATGTGGCTGAAAAAGCTCGTATCTTGCTTGAGGGGATGCTGGTCTCACTAGAAACCATTGAACATGATTATCAGCAATATATAAAAATAACACACCGATAA
- the rpmA gene encoding 50S ribosomal protein L27, which translates to MLRLDLQFFAQKKGVGSTKNGRDSESKRLGAKRADGQQVTGGSILYRQRGTKVYPGANVGRGGDDTLFAKVDGVVKFERYGRDRKKVSVYPVAQEA; encoded by the coding sequence ATGCTACGTCTTGATTTGCAGTTTTTCGCCCAGAAAAAGGGTGTAGGTAGTACGAAAAACGGCCGTGACTCTGAGTCCAAGCGTCTTGGAGCTAAACGTGCAGACGGACAACAAGTAACAGGTGGTTCTATCCTTTACCGTCAACGCGGTACTAAGGTATACCCTGGTGCAAACGTTGGCCGCGGCGGTGATGACACATTGTTCGCTAAAGTCGACGGTGTCGTTAAGTTCGAACGTTACGGACGTGACCGCAAAAAAGTTAGCGTTTATCCTGTAGCACAGGAAGCGTAA
- a CDS encoding Spo0B domain-containing protein: MVEKDMIMLLRHKRHDWMNQIQLIHGYASLGKHDRLMNQLEDLRTESEYERRILNSDAVKFPLWLLSFNWNHEQFRLKYIVKDELDLSRHDEELTALAKRMVEWIGEHKVEGELYEGTVHLYQGFDSNSIGLSWEWEGQLHNGESLKQRLNNEGFIATVFDDQELSIEMMIG, translated from the coding sequence TTGGTTGAAAAAGACATGATCATGCTGCTCAGGCATAAGCGTCATGACTGGATGAATCAAATCCAGCTGATTCATGGTTATGCATCATTAGGCAAACACGACCGATTGATGAATCAACTGGAAGATTTGAGAACTGAGTCCGAGTACGAAAGAAGAATCTTGAACAGTGACGCCGTTAAATTTCCTTTATGGCTGCTTTCGTTTAATTGGAATCATGAGCAATTCAGGTTGAAGTACATTGTCAAAGACGAACTTGATTTATCCCGTCATGATGAAGAGCTTACAGCATTAGCGAAGCGTATGGTTGAATGGATAGGTGAACATAAAGTAGAGGGTGAGCTGTATGAAGGAACGGTTCACTTGTATCAGGGTTTTGATTCCAACTCCATCGGTTTAAGTTGGGAATGGGAAGGACAATTACATAATGGAGAGTCCTTAAAGCAAAGACTGAACAATGAAGGATTCATTGCTACAGTCTTCGATGACCAAGAACTATCCATTGAGATGATGATAGGATGA
- the obgE gene encoding GTPase ObgE — translation MFVDQVKIFVKGGDGGNGLVAYRREKYVPRGGPAGGDGGNGGDVVFEVDEGLNTLMDFRYQHHFKAKRGENGMNQKQHGKNSDPLVISVPPGTTVKDADTDKVIADLTDHKQRAVIAKGGRGGRGNARFATARNPAPEIAENGEPGEELEVVVELKLLADVGLVGFPSVGKSTFLSVVTAAKPKIADYHFTTLAPNLGVVESQDHRSFVLADLPGLIEGAHEGVGLGHQFLRHVERTRLLLHVIDMSGGEGRDPYEDYVTINNELSSYDKRLENRPQIIVANKMDMPDAEAHLEMFKEQVGKDVMIYPISTVTREGIDELLYAVADLLDSIPKQEEPIEEVDERVVYKFEKEEAPFKITRADDGAYVLYGEKIESLFKRTDFTRDQSINRFARQMRSMGVDEALRKRGASNGDTVRILDYEFEFVD, via the coding sequence ATGTTTGTCGATCAGGTTAAAATTTTTGTAAAAGGTGGCGACGGAGGTAACGGCCTAGTTGCGTATCGACGTGAAAAATATGTTCCGAGGGGTGGACCTGCTGGAGGAGATGGCGGGAATGGCGGTGACGTCGTTTTTGAAGTCGACGAAGGCTTGAATACCCTGATGGATTTTCGGTATCAGCACCATTTTAAAGCCAAACGCGGGGAAAATGGAATGAACCAAAAACAGCACGGTAAAAACTCAGACCCCTTAGTTATAAGTGTACCACCTGGAACGACAGTTAAGGATGCAGACACAGATAAAGTCATAGCGGACTTAACGGATCATAAACAAAGGGCTGTCATTGCTAAAGGGGGACGCGGTGGAAGAGGAAACGCTCGCTTTGCTACTGCAAGAAACCCTGCACCTGAAATTGCAGAGAATGGTGAACCAGGTGAAGAATTAGAAGTTGTGGTGGAGCTGAAGTTACTCGCTGATGTTGGCCTGGTAGGGTTTCCGAGTGTTGGGAAATCTACTTTCCTTTCTGTAGTAACAGCTGCCAAGCCTAAAATTGCCGATTATCATTTCACGACTCTCGCGCCTAATCTAGGAGTTGTCGAGAGTCAAGACCACCGGAGTTTTGTGCTGGCTGACTTACCGGGACTTATTGAAGGTGCGCATGAAGGTGTCGGACTAGGGCATCAATTTTTACGACACGTTGAACGTACACGTCTTTTGCTTCATGTGATTGACATGTCGGGTGGGGAAGGGCGCGACCCTTATGAGGACTATGTGACGATTAACAATGAGTTGTCTTCCTATGATAAAAGGTTGGAAAACCGTCCGCAGATCATCGTAGCTAATAAAATGGATATGCCTGATGCGGAAGCCCACTTAGAAATGTTCAAAGAACAAGTCGGGAAAGACGTTATGATCTATCCGATCTCCACGGTGACACGCGAAGGAATCGATGAACTTCTTTATGCTGTTGCGGATTTGCTTGACAGCATTCCAAAACAGGAAGAGCCAATTGAAGAGGTCGATGAACGAGTGGTTTACAAGTTTGAAAAAGAAGAAGCGCCATTTAAAATCACACGTGCAGATGATGGAGCCTATGTTCTTTATGGAGAGAAGATCGAATCTTTATTCAAAAGAACCGATTTTACGAGGGATCAGTCCATCAATCGATTTGCTAGACAAATGCGTAGCATGGGTGTAGATGAAGCTCTTCGTAAACGTGGAGCTAGTAATGGGGATACAGTTCGTATTCTGGACTACGAATTTGAGTTTGTAGATTAA
- a CDS encoding ACT domain-containing protein encodes MADYNEKFYLVRSDILPEAMKKTIEAKALLERGKVESIFEAVQAVGLSRSAFYKYRDAVFPFQAMVKEQMITLFFHLEDRAGTLSNLLQTVADSGCNVLTIHQTIPLQGKANVTLSLNTTGMVHTIEYLLQQLHKLDFVDRVEILSSGA; translated from the coding sequence TTGGCGGATTATAATGAGAAATTTTATTTAGTCCGTAGTGACATCCTCCCAGAGGCTATGAAAAAAACGATTGAAGCAAAGGCTCTTCTTGAACGAGGAAAAGTGGAATCCATTTTTGAAGCTGTTCAGGCAGTCGGACTTTCAAGAAGTGCCTTTTATAAATACAGGGATGCTGTATTTCCTTTTCAGGCTATGGTGAAAGAACAAATGATTACCCTTTTCTTCCATTTAGAAGACCGGGCAGGTACACTGTCTAATCTATTGCAGACGGTAGCGGATTCGGGATGCAATGTTCTAACCATACACCAGACCATTCCTTTACAAGGAAAAGCGAACGTGACGTTGTCGTTGAATACAACAGGAATGGTCCATACGATCGAATACCTTTTACAACAACTGCACAAGCTCGATTTCGTTGATCGTGTAGAAATATTGAGTTCAGGAGCTTAA
- the pheA gene encoding prephenate dehydratase, whose protein sequence is MENQRIGYLGPKGTFTKMAVDALFDGGSFISYESIPACLDAVERGDIETGVVPLENAIEGSVHLTIDYLVHQVNQAIIAEMTVPIKQHLLVHPDYQGERVKKIYSHSHAIAQCHQYLHKHYPDAEIEYTASTGRAAEIVASSGRETAAIGNHLAAEENGLKLLDTNIHDYDNNHTRFAVVQKNPKTLKVKDHTVSKHKTTVMVTLPKDYAGALHQVLAAFSWRKMNLSKIESRPMKTGLGNYFFLIDVDQPYDQVLFPGVQAELEALGCQLKVLGTYPAYQIDIPAPIQKA, encoded by the coding sequence ATGGAAAACCAACGGATCGGATATTTAGGACCCAAAGGAACATTTACAAAAATGGCTGTCGATGCTCTATTTGACGGGGGATCATTCATTAGCTACGAAAGCATTCCTGCTTGCTTAGATGCTGTTGAGCGTGGAGATATTGAAACAGGTGTCGTGCCCCTTGAGAATGCGATTGAAGGATCGGTTCACTTGACCATCGATTATTTGGTTCATCAGGTAAATCAGGCAATCATCGCAGAGATGACGGTGCCTATTAAGCAGCATCTTCTTGTCCACCCAGACTATCAGGGGGAGAGGGTAAAGAAGATTTATTCTCATAGCCATGCCATTGCCCAGTGTCATCAATATTTACACAAGCATTATCCTGATGCAGAGATCGAATATACAGCATCGACAGGCAGGGCAGCTGAAATAGTTGCTTCTAGCGGCCGTGAAACAGCAGCGATAGGGAATCACCTGGCAGCTGAAGAAAATGGATTGAAATTGCTCGACACGAACATTCATGATTATGATAATAACCACACACGATTTGCTGTTGTTCAAAAAAACCCCAAAACCTTGAAGGTCAAAGATCATACAGTTTCGAAACATAAAACAACGGTGATGGTCACACTACCTAAAGATTACGCAGGAGCATTACACCAAGTGTTAGCTGCTTTTTCATGGAGAAAGATGAACTTGTCAAAAATTGAGTCTAGACCAATGAAAACAGGGCTGGGCAACTACTTTTTCTTGATAGACGTAGACCAACCCTATGATCAAGTGTTATTTCCCGGAGTGCAAGCAGAATTAGAAGCTTTAGGCTGTCAACTTAAAGTCCTTGGCACTTATCCCGCATATCAAATTGATATTCCTGCACCTATTCAGAAAGCATAA
- a CDS encoding aminoglycoside phosphotransferase family protein translates to MKTERREGDSYTDRLFHWLQHVEHIPISFEKMIKPKVYKVRYNGEPMILKGYRRAQTLHQQIDFFKHWNYAHQTAARPLPFEENVYTKSKLGCEWGLFEWLKGKHADFEKHTDREIAIKVLQQFHRTTKGIAVLAIPKDPLYIKWERRLEQFESTRDVFFDYRKNVVFDEIRESMLRHLERFANHPWGEVEEKAWENHEWLHGDLAHHNFIIHRKTNIKLIDFDLLHTGPRVYDEIQLAQRFLPYIEGRKASVLHYFQHVKDQDLWLKGVLVPADLLREWLYGYRRCVRGEASYMRHIKKLEKSWESRKMFVRYTENML, encoded by the coding sequence ATGAAGACTGAACGTAGAGAAGGCGATTCATACACGGATCGCCTTTTTCACTGGCTTCAGCATGTGGAACATATTCCAATTTCCTTTGAAAAGATGATTAAGCCTAAAGTGTATAAAGTGCGTTACAATGGTGAGCCCATGATTCTAAAAGGGTATAGGAGAGCGCAAACGCTACATCAACAGATTGATTTTTTTAAACATTGGAATTACGCCCATCAGACGGCTGCCCGTCCTTTACCATTTGAAGAGAACGTCTATACTAAGAGCAAACTTGGGTGTGAGTGGGGTCTCTTTGAGTGGTTAAAAGGGAAGCATGCGGATTTTGAGAAGCATACGGACAGGGAGATTGCTATCAAAGTTTTGCAGCAGTTTCATCGCACTACGAAAGGCATCGCTGTGCTAGCCATACCAAAAGATCCGTTATATATAAAGTGGGAAAGGCGTCTAGAGCAGTTTGAGAGTACTCGAGATGTCTTTTTCGATTATCGAAAAAACGTCGTTTTCGATGAAATTCGCGAGAGTATGTTAAGACATCTAGAAAGGTTCGCAAATCATCCATGGGGCGAAGTGGAAGAGAAGGCATGGGAGAACCATGAGTGGCTCCATGGAGACTTAGCTCACCATAACTTTATCATTCATCGCAAAACGAACATTAAGCTGATTGATTTCGACTTATTGCATACAGGGCCGAGAGTGTATGATGAAATACAGCTCGCCCAAAGGTTTCTTCCCTATATTGAAGGGCGAAAGGCTTCTGTATTACACTACTTTCAACATGTCAAAGATCAGGACCTCTGGCTCAAAGGCGTGCTCGTACCTGCTGACCTCCTAAGAGAGTGGCTGTACGGATATCGAAGATGCGTAAGGGGAGAAGCTTCGTATATGCGACATATTAAGAAGCTGGAGAAATCCTGGGAAAGCCGGAAGATGTTTGTCCGTTACACAGAAAATATGCTATGA
- the nadE gene encoding NAD(+) synthase — MEKKVEKIVLWLKNQVEQANVDGLLVGVSGGIDSAVVANLIKRACPDHSLGVVMPCKSHSSDQQHAQKVIEACGIKSVTVDLTETHEVMFGTIQEQLRNQDTYNQEQAKLADANLRARLRMSTLYTIATNHKYLVVGTDNAAEWYTGYFTKFGDGGVDLVPLVHLTKGEVREMAEYLGVPDEVVHKQPSAGLWEGQTDENEMGTSYAMIDKYLKGEEIPEEDKKIIEAMHKRSAHKRQLPPSPPQ, encoded by the coding sequence GTGGAGAAAAAAGTCGAGAAAATCGTATTGTGGTTAAAAAACCAAGTTGAACAAGCGAATGTTGACGGGCTGCTTGTAGGGGTAAGTGGCGGCATTGATTCTGCTGTCGTTGCGAACTTGATAAAGAGAGCATGCCCTGATCATTCATTAGGGGTCGTTATGCCTTGTAAAAGCCATTCCAGTGATCAGCAACACGCTCAGAAAGTTATAGAAGCATGTGGTATTAAATCGGTTACAGTTGACTTGACAGAGACACATGAAGTCATGTTCGGAACCATACAAGAGCAATTAAGAAATCAAGACACATACAATCAGGAACAGGCGAAACTGGCAGATGCAAATTTGCGTGCGCGCCTAAGAATGAGTACATTGTACACCATTGCGACCAACCATAAATACTTAGTTGTAGGTACAGACAACGCTGCGGAATGGTACACAGGCTACTTTACTAAATTTGGTGATGGAGGCGTTGACCTTGTCCCACTCGTCCATTTAACTAAAGGCGAAGTCCGTGAAATGGCTGAATATTTAGGAGTACCGGATGAAGTAGTTCATAAACAGCCAAGTGCTGGACTTTGGGAAGGACAGACAGATGAGAATGAGATGGGCACAAGCTACGCTATGATTGATAAATACTTGAAAGGGGAAGAAATCCCTGAAGAAGATAAAAAAATCATTGAAGCTATGCATAAAAGGTCTGCCCATAAACGCCAGCTTCCTCCTTCTCCACCACAGTAA
- a CDS encoding YhcN/YlaJ family sporulation lipoprotein → MWRILLIMVLVGPLVACNGEQEAADQNRDQDKSQEESFYEPLEYSSDKAIERRGKIPTGKDSYFKRTAEDEFRNSKYGQTNRSHDNVFNDEEAMAIMEKVNELEEVTLTQAYSTDDHVYVAVMVNPYDRRDQSVTEKVQAKVKEITDKPISIYTNNNNWDHMKDMNARLKASKAPDDLKKRIKDFFNQNR, encoded by the coding sequence ATGTGGCGAATTTTGCTTATTATGGTCCTTGTTGGGCCTTTAGTGGCTTGTAATGGTGAACAAGAAGCAGCTGATCAGAATAGAGATCAAGACAAATCCCAGGAAGAATCGTTTTACGAGCCTTTAGAATATTCCTCTGATAAAGCAATAGAACGCAGAGGGAAGATTCCTACTGGAAAAGACAGCTACTTTAAGCGCACCGCAGAAGATGAATTTCGTAATTCTAAGTACGGGCAAACGAACCGTTCTCATGATAACGTATTTAATGATGAAGAAGCGATGGCAATAATGGAAAAGGTGAATGAGCTGGAAGAAGTAACGTTGACCCAAGCTTATTCAACAGATGACCATGTCTACGTAGCCGTAATGGTTAATCCATATGACCGGCGCGATCAGTCTGTTACTGAAAAAGTGCAGGCAAAGGTTAAGGAAATAACAGACAAACCTATTTCTATCTACACCAATAATAATAATTGGGATCATATGAAAGATATGAATGCCCGTTTAAAAGCATCGAAAGCACCCGATGATTTGAAGAAAAGGATCAAAGACTTTTTTAACCAAAATAGATGA
- a CDS encoding YebC/PmpR family DNA-binding transcriptional regulator, with the protein MAGHSKWSNIKHRKGAQDAKRGKLFMKLAREIFMAAKDGGGDPDTNPTLRLAIDKARTNNMPNDNIDRAIKKATGDLEGVNYEEYTYEGYGPGGVAVMVKVLTDNKNRTAADVRHAFNKNDGNLGENGCVSFMFNRQGYLVIDRNSADIDEESVMLEAIEAGAEEMETTDEQFEIFTEPEAFSDVKADLEESGYAFKSAEVTMIPETYTFLEEEGVEKMLKLIDMLEDNDDVQEVYHNLDADEEVLEKLS; encoded by the coding sequence ATGGCCGGTCATTCAAAATGGAGTAATATTAAGCACCGAAAAGGGGCGCAGGATGCAAAACGTGGAAAGCTTTTTATGAAGCTGGCACGAGAAATATTCATGGCTGCCAAAGACGGCGGAGGGGATCCTGATACGAACCCTACACTTAGATTAGCTATCGATAAAGCAAGAACAAATAATATGCCCAATGATAATATCGATCGCGCGATAAAGAAAGCGACAGGAGACCTAGAAGGAGTTAACTACGAAGAATATACCTATGAAGGGTATGGGCCCGGCGGAGTTGCTGTAATGGTGAAAGTTTTAACCGATAACAAAAATCGTACAGCTGCTGATGTTCGACATGCCTTTAATAAAAACGATGGGAACTTGGGCGAGAATGGTTGTGTATCTTTCATGTTCAACCGCCAGGGATACCTTGTCATTGACCGGAATTCGGCGGATATAGATGAAGAATCAGTCATGCTTGAAGCCATAGAAGCAGGCGCGGAAGAAATGGAAACCACAGACGAACAGTTTGAAATCTTTACTGAGCCTGAAGCTTTTTCAGACGTTAAAGCTGATCTTGAAGAGAGCGGCTATGCATTCAAATCAGCTGAAGTTACAATGATTCCTGAAACGTATACGTTCCTTGAGGAAGAAGGCGTTGAGAAGATGCTAAAGCTGATTGATATGCTGGAGGATAACGATGATGTTCAGGAAGTTTATCACAACCTTGATGCCGACGAAGAAGTACTAGAAAAACTCTCTTAA
- a CDS encoding BofC C-terminal domain-containing protein, which yields MIRWLFIIGIVVIFAGWQAIHFEEERPLTASDLSYQRAVEVKNEDTVSTLVKPEPLKLTVILKEHYMDGVIETTKKEETIWSMMDFWAQYEGWTVENQQLDQVVFKREVKDISPLTKQQGYFGLTEDGELAVFEGEPEDGKVIEAFKPIPIKPLESRRKTELKSGIKIKNYDHFEQVLKQYSTQGEI from the coding sequence ATGATACGATGGCTGTTCATCATAGGGATAGTCGTAATCTTTGCAGGGTGGCAGGCAATTCATTTCGAAGAGGAACGTCCGCTTACAGCCAGCGATCTCTCTTACCAGCGAGCCGTAGAGGTAAAGAATGAAGATACAGTCTCAACACTCGTAAAGCCTGAACCATTGAAACTAACGGTTATTTTAAAAGAACACTATATGGACGGGGTAATAGAAACCACAAAAAAAGAAGAAACCATCTGGTCTATGATGGATTTTTGGGCTCAATATGAAGGATGGACAGTTGAAAATCAACAATTGGATCAAGTCGTTTTTAAACGAGAAGTGAAAGACATCTCCCCCTTGACCAAACAACAAGGATATTTCGGCTTGACTGAAGACGGAGAGCTTGCGGTCTTTGAAGGAGAGCCTGAGGATGGTAAAGTGATTGAAGCTTTTAAACCGATTCCGATTAAACCGCTTGAATCCAGAAGAAAAACGGAGTTAAAAAGCGGGATAAAAATAAAAAATTACGATCATTTTGAACAAGTCCTCAAGCAATATTCGACTCAAGGAGAGATATAA
- the ruvA gene encoding Holliday junction branch migration protein RuvA: MITYVKGQVTTIDNDSVVIETDGIGYEILCANPFHFQEQINKEVKVHTYHYIREDQQNLYGFKKKEDKQLFAQLLNVSGIGPKGALAILGAVSVPEFVSAIEQEDEKYLTKFPGVGKKTARQMILDLKGKLVVWLPDEQNESTIFYQEDLTSKEVRAHIDDAIEALKALGYTDKEVKQVRTELQKAKQGTVDDYVRQGLQLLMKT; encoded by the coding sequence ATGATCACATATGTAAAAGGTCAAGTAACAACCATAGATAATGATTCGGTTGTAATAGAAACAGACGGAATTGGCTATGAAATATTATGCGCCAATCCTTTTCATTTTCAGGAACAAATCAATAAAGAAGTCAAAGTTCATACATACCATTATATTAGAGAAGATCAACAGAATTTATATGGGTTTAAGAAAAAAGAGGACAAACAACTTTTCGCTCAGCTGCTGAATGTTTCTGGAATTGGTCCTAAAGGAGCGCTTGCCATTCTTGGCGCGGTGAGTGTACCAGAATTTGTCTCTGCTATTGAACAGGAAGATGAAAAATATTTGACCAAGTTTCCAGGGGTAGGGAAAAAGACAGCAAGACAAATGATCTTAGATCTGAAAGGCAAATTAGTGGTCTGGCTTCCCGATGAACAAAATGAGAGTACCATTTTCTATCAGGAAGATCTAACATCAAAAGAAGTAAGAGCCCACATTGATGATGCCATTGAAGCACTTAAAGCTCTTGGTTATACAGACAAGGAAGTCAAACAGGTACGTACAGAATTGCAGAAAGCGAAACAAGGTACCGTAGACGATTATGTAAGGCAAGGTCTTCAGTTATTAATGAAAACATGA
- the ruvB gene encoding Holliday junction branch migration DNA helicase RuvB, translating into MEDRMISGEMQETDQEIELSLRPETLKQYIGQDLTKKNLSIFIEAAKMREEPLDHALLYGPPGLGKTTLASIIANEMGVQFRTTAGPAIERAGDLAAILSSLEPGDVLFIDEIHRLPRSVEEVLYPAMEDFCLDIVVGTGPSARSVRLDLPPFTLVGATTRAGLLSAPLRDRFGVHCRLDYYDTKALCSIVERTAEIFNEEINANAAVEIARRSRGTPRIANRLFKRVRDIAQVKGEEIISKETAQEALEMLQVDAEGLDFIDHKLLKGIMDGFRGGPVGLDTISATIGEEPQTIEDVYEPFLLQIGFIQRTPRGRVVTPKAYAHFNREVPGS; encoded by the coding sequence ATGGAGGATCGGATGATCTCTGGGGAAATGCAAGAAACAGATCAAGAGATCGAGTTAAGTTTAAGACCAGAAACGCTCAAGCAATACATTGGTCAGGATTTAACAAAAAAGAATCTGAGTATTTTCATCGAAGCTGCAAAGATGCGAGAAGAGCCGCTTGATCATGCCCTGTTATATGGACCGCCCGGGTTGGGGAAAACAACGCTGGCTTCCATCATTGCAAATGAGATGGGCGTTCAATTCCGTACAACAGCTGGGCCGGCAATCGAAAGGGCAGGAGATCTTGCTGCGATTTTATCCTCGCTGGAACCGGGAGATGTATTATTCATAGATGAGATCCACCGTTTGCCGAGATCCGTGGAAGAAGTTCTCTATCCAGCGATGGAAGACTTTTGTCTGGATATTGTTGTAGGTACGGGGCCAAGTGCACGGTCAGTACGTCTGGATCTTCCACCATTTACACTAGTAGGAGCAACGACGAGGGCAGGACTTTTGTCCGCACCGCTTAGAGATCGTTTCGGTGTTCATTGTCGGCTGGACTATTATGATACAAAAGCTTTGTGTTCAATCGTTGAGCGAACAGCTGAGATTTTTAATGAAGAAATTAATGCAAATGCTGCAGTAGAAATAGCAAGAAGATCAAGAGGAACACCAAGGATTGCAAACCGTCTGTTCAAAAGGGTCCGCGATATTGCGCAGGTTAAAGGAGAAGAAATCATATCAAAAGAAACCGCTCAGGAGGCCTTAGAAATGCTTCAGGTGGATGCGGAAGGCTTAGACTTTATCGATCATAAGCTATTAAAAGGGATCATGGATGGGTTTCGCGGAGGACCTGTGGGACTTGATACGATATCAGCTACGATTGGAGAAGAGCCTCAGACGATTGAAGACGTATATGAGCCTTTTCTTTTGCAAATCGGCTTTATTCAAAGGACTCCACGCGGACGGGTCGTGACTCCGAAAGCCTACGCTCATTTTAACCGGGAGGTGCCTGGCTCTTGA
- a CDS encoding DUF2905 domain-containing protein, producing the protein MTGFGKIFIVIGIVFIVIGLLWSFIGKLPGDLTFKKGNVTFYFPIMTSIIVSIVLSLIFYFIGKIR; encoded by the coding sequence TTGACGGGGTTTGGTAAAATCTTTATTGTAATAGGGATTGTGTTTATCGTGATTGGACTACTGTGGAGTTTTATTGGGAAATTGCCAGGTGACCTTACCTTTAAAAAAGGTAACGTGACCTTCTACTTTCCAATCATGACTTCAATTATTGTAAGTATTGTTCTTTCATTGATATTCTATTTTATCGGAAAAATACGTTAA